Proteins encoded together in one Corynebacterium liangguodongii window:
- a CDS encoding bifunctional RNase H/acid phosphatase, whose amino-acid sequence MKVTVYTDGGSRGNPGVAGSGSVVYSEAGETLAEIAYVVGQKSSNNVAEYHGLLRGLEAARDLGATEVDVYMDSKLVVEQMSGRWKIKHPDMQELALAARALAGGFTSVTYTWVPRAKNKKADELSNVAMDAAAAGADPGIVGAAPATPKDFSPASLSDAPRTRFILLRHGQTQHSVEKVYSGSSDPALTEAGRQQAERAARALALLGPVDAIVSSPQARARETAEVCARELGVAEVSGNDGFREVDFGAFEGLTRDECVERYGEEFGAWEASISVAPPGGESLAALHRRVTRARLKLQEAHAGKTVLVVTHVTPIKSVLRQALGVGGEVFRHVFLDLAGVSVVDFYGDFGVVRCVNDVAHLR is encoded by the coding sequence GTGAAAGTCACAGTCTACACCGACGGCGGATCCCGCGGCAACCCCGGCGTTGCCGGCTCGGGCTCGGTCGTCTACTCCGAGGCAGGCGAGACCCTTGCGGAGATCGCCTACGTCGTGGGGCAGAAGTCTTCCAACAACGTCGCCGAGTACCACGGCCTGCTGCGCGGGCTCGAGGCCGCGCGCGACCTCGGAGCCACCGAGGTCGACGTCTACATGGACTCCAAGCTCGTCGTCGAGCAGATGAGCGGGCGCTGGAAGATCAAGCACCCCGACATGCAGGAGCTGGCGCTGGCCGCCCGCGCGCTTGCAGGCGGGTTTACCTCGGTGACCTACACCTGGGTGCCGCGCGCGAAGAACAAGAAGGCCGACGAGCTCTCCAACGTGGCCATGGACGCCGCGGCCGCCGGCGCCGACCCCGGCATCGTCGGCGCCGCGCCCGCGACACCGAAGGACTTCTCACCTGCATCGCTTAGCGACGCCCCCCGCACCCGCTTCATCCTCCTGCGCCACGGCCAGACCCAGCACTCCGTGGAGAAGGTCTACTCCGGCTCCTCCGACCCGGCGCTCACCGAGGCCGGGCGCCAGCAGGCCGAGCGCGCCGCCCGCGCCTTGGCGTTACTCGGGCCGGTCGACGCCATCGTGAGCTCCCCCCAGGCCCGCGCCCGGGAGACCGCCGAGGTGTGCGCCCGCGAGCTCGGCGTTGCCGAAGTATCGGGTAATGACGGTTTCCGTGAGGTCGACTTCGGGGCCTTTGAAGGCCTCACGCGCGACGAATGCGTGGAGCGATATGGTGAGGAGTTTGGGGCGTGGGAGGCGTCGATAAGCGTCGCCCCGCCTGGCGGCGAATCGCTCGCCGCGCTGCACAGGCGTGTGACCCGCGCGCGGCTGAAGCTGCAGGAGGCTCACGCCGGCAAGACCGTGCTGGTGGTGACCCACGTCACTCCTATTAAGTCCGTGCTGCGGCAGGCGCTTGGCGTCGGCGGCGAGGTCTTCCGGCACGTTTTCCTCGACCTCGCGGGCGTGAGCGTCGTTGATTTCTACGGCGATTTTGGTGTCGTGCGCTGCGTCAATGATGTTGCGCACCTGCGGTAG
- a CDS encoding Nif3-like dinuclear metal center hexameric protein: protein MPVTTVADVIAALDAAYPPALAEDWDRVGLTCGDPAAPVRKVAFALDCTHAVAQRAVEVGAQMLVVHHPLLLRGVSSVAANTPKGKVIHTLIVGGCALFAAHTNADSARPGVSDVLAELVGIPPGRPIKPKRLGGIDKWGVNVPEHAADAVAEALFAAGAGRIGDYERCSFRIEGTGEFTPLPGADPAEGSVGAHHSGPEVRVEFVAPSRLRRSLIDALRSAHPFEEPAFDIVALEDDTPLERACGLGRIGELPEPMTLREFTQQVADALPATAWGVRAAGDPDQIVRTVAVSSGSGDGFLADAAALGVDCYVTSDLRHHPVDEHLRAGGPAVIDTAHWASEFPWTRQAEGIVKALDVETEIIDIRTDPWTVSAHPAN from the coding sequence ATGCCTGTTACCACCGTTGCCGATGTGATCGCCGCGCTCGATGCCGCCTACCCGCCTGCGCTTGCCGAAGACTGGGACCGGGTGGGCCTGACCTGCGGCGACCCGGCCGCGCCCGTGCGCAAGGTGGCCTTCGCGCTCGATTGCACCCACGCGGTCGCCCAGCGCGCCGTGGAGGTGGGGGCGCAGATGCTCGTCGTCCACCACCCGTTGCTTCTGCGCGGGGTGAGCTCGGTGGCGGCGAACACGCCGAAGGGCAAGGTAATCCACACCCTCATCGTCGGCGGGTGCGCACTCTTCGCCGCGCACACCAACGCGGATTCCGCCCGCCCCGGCGTCTCCGACGTCCTCGCCGAGCTCGTCGGCATCCCCCCCGGCCGGCCGATCAAGCCGAAGCGGCTCGGCGGGATCGACAAGTGGGGAGTCAACGTTCCCGAGCACGCCGCCGACGCCGTTGCCGAGGCCCTCTTCGCAGCCGGGGCGGGCCGGATCGGGGACTACGAGCGCTGCTCGTTCCGCATCGAGGGCACCGGCGAGTTCACCCCGCTGCCAGGCGCCGACCCGGCCGAGGGCAGCGTGGGCGCGCACCACTCCGGGCCCGAGGTGCGCGTCGAGTTCGTTGCGCCTTCGCGGCTGCGCCGCTCGCTTATCGACGCCCTGCGCAGCGCCCACCCCTTCGAGGAACCCGCCTTCGACATCGTCGCGCTGGAAGACGACACCCCGCTCGAGCGCGCCTGCGGGCTCGGCCGCATCGGCGAGCTACCCGAGCCGATGACGCTGCGGGAATTCACCCAGCAGGTCGCCGACGCCCTGCCGGCCACCGCCTGGGGAGTGCGCGCCGCCGGGGACCCAGACCAGATCGTGCGCACGGTGGCGGTCTCCTCGGGCTCCGGCGACGGGTTCTTGGCAGATGCGGCCGCACTGGGTGTTGATTGCTACGTCACCTCGGACCTGCGCCACCACCCCGTCGACGAGCACCTGCGCGCGGGCGGGCCCGCCGTGATCGATACCGCCCACTGGGCCTCGGAGTTTCCGTGGACGCGGCAGGCGGAGGGTATCGTGAAGGCTTTGGACGTGGAGACCGAGATCATTGATATCCGCACGGACCCCTGGACCGTCTCCGCCCACCCCGCGAACTGA
- a CDS encoding HAD-IA family hydrolase, which translates to MRTTLLLDVDGTLIDSFPGIREGFLRGLDAVGYTHPAEEFIRRIPGPPMTETMASLGMDAAEVGRAMAAYDDYMQNGGWANFTVFAGVAELVAGWKGRGFELATATSKGEGYARLALERAGILPHIDFLGAAQERGPRKRKVDVIAHVLASVKPQRPLMVGDRLHDFHGAAHFGLPSVAVTWGYGAPEEYEEATYVARTARELEEIVNAF; encoded by the coding sequence ATGCGCACCACCCTCCTGCTCGATGTCGATGGCACGCTCATTGACTCCTTCCCCGGCATCCGCGAAGGCTTTTTGCGCGGGCTCGACGCCGTGGGCTACACCCACCCCGCCGAGGAATTCATCCGGCGCATCCCCGGGCCGCCGATGACGGAGACGATGGCCTCCCTAGGGATGGATGCAGCCGAGGTCGGCCGCGCCATGGCGGCCTACGACGACTACATGCAAAACGGCGGCTGGGCCAACTTCACCGTCTTCGCCGGCGTGGCCGAGCTGGTGGCCGGGTGGAAGGGCCGAGGCTTCGAGCTCGCCACCGCCACCTCGAAGGGCGAGGGGTATGCCCGCCTGGCCCTGGAGCGCGCGGGGATTTTGCCGCACATCGATTTTCTCGGCGCGGCGCAGGAGCGCGGGCCGCGCAAGCGCAAGGTCGACGTCATCGCGCACGTGCTCGCCAGCGTGAAGCCTCAGCGGCCGCTCATGGTCGGCGACAGGCTCCACGACTTTCACGGCGCCGCCCACTTCGGCCTCCCTTCGGTGGCCGTGACGTGGGGCTACGGCGCCCCTGAGGAGTACGAGGAGGCCACGTACGTGGCGCGCACAGCGCGCGAGCTCGAGGAGATCGTCAATGCCTTCTGA
- a CDS encoding ABC transporter substrate-binding protein — protein sequence MNTPSLARPRRRWSLMAAATLTVAALVSGCQSSPTSDTAGTAPSPDEKGGVALSQWYHEYGEPGVKKAVEGYAADYPDAEVKVQWTPGDYGSVLGSSLLTDDAPDVFEFEQGGSLDMIRSGQLADLTDIVEPVKDQFNESVIKRFEHDGKFYAVPQAIDMQVLYYRPSLLKEAGVDVPKTFDELVAAAQAVDKKGTAGGFFAGNDAGVGVLGTILLWASGNEQLNNDRTDVAFLNEDFYRALESYRDFVKSGAVVRGASNDWSSPDAFINGEAAFQWTGLWALPEVEEALGDDFGVIAFPAIGANGRPVVPFGAFGASVNAKSENVEEAKKYVKWLWVDQEDKQLDFATAYGTHIPAKDALADRSDTLSSGPGADAVRFVKENGVTNDIMWSGTLGESFNAAVSNVVLKDADPRSEFSGFEKQAREELGKLQQ from the coding sequence ATGAACACCCCGTCGCTCGCGCGCCCTCGCCGCCGCTGGTCGCTCATGGCGGCGGCAACCCTCACGGTTGCCGCTCTCGTCTCCGGATGCCAATCGAGCCCCACCTCAGACACCGCCGGCACCGCACCTTCGCCCGATGAGAAAGGCGGCGTCGCGCTCTCCCAGTGGTATCACGAGTACGGCGAGCCGGGGGTGAAAAAGGCGGTCGAGGGCTACGCCGCCGACTACCCGGACGCGGAGGTGAAGGTGCAGTGGACGCCCGGCGATTACGGCTCGGTCCTCGGCTCTTCGCTGCTCACCGATGACGCCCCCGACGTCTTCGAGTTCGAGCAGGGCGGATCCCTCGACATGATCCGCTCGGGCCAGCTTGCGGACCTCACGGATATCGTGGAGCCCGTCAAGGACCAATTCAACGAGTCGGTGATCAAACGATTCGAACACGACGGAAAGTTCTACGCCGTTCCCCAGGCCATCGACATGCAGGTGCTCTACTACCGCCCGTCCCTGCTCAAGGAGGCCGGTGTGGATGTGCCAAAGACGTTTGATGAGCTCGTGGCCGCGGCACAGGCCGTCGACAAGAAGGGCACGGCCGGCGGATTTTTCGCGGGCAACGACGCAGGCGTGGGCGTGCTGGGCACGATTCTGCTCTGGGCGTCCGGCAACGAGCAGCTCAACAACGACCGAACCGATGTCGCCTTCCTCAACGAGGACTTCTATCGTGCGCTCGAGTCCTACCGCGACTTTGTGAAGTCCGGCGCGGTTGTCCGCGGGGCGTCCAACGACTGGTCCTCCCCGGATGCGTTCATCAACGGCGAGGCCGCCTTCCAGTGGACCGGCCTATGGGCCCTGCCCGAGGTGGAGGAGGCGCTCGGGGACGACTTCGGCGTCATCGCCTTCCCCGCCATCGGGGCGAACGGCCGTCCGGTCGTGCCCTTCGGAGCATTCGGCGCGAGCGTGAACGCCAAGAGCGAAAACGTCGAGGAGGCAAAGAAGTACGTCAAGTGGTTGTGGGTCGACCAGGAAGATAAGCAGCTCGATTTCGCCACCGCGTACGGCACGCACATCCCTGCGAAGGACGCCCTCGCCGATCGTAGCGACACCCTCTCCAGCGGGCCGGGGGCCGACGCGGTGCGCTTTGTGAAGGAAAACGGGGTGACCAACGACATCATGTGGTCGGGCACCCTGGGTGAATCATTCAACGCGGCGGTAAGTAATGTCGTGCTCAAGGACGCCGACCCGCGTAGCGAGTTTTCCGGCTTTGAGAAGCAGGCACGAGAAGAGCTCGGGAAGCTCCAGCAGTAA
- a CDS encoding endonuclease domain-containing protein, which produces MLDTRRLTKSDGQIRKDIADGKYEFLAPTQVVAKEHVRRLAPWHAFFLRAFAVGRSMRTGVVVSRAAAALRGMWVIGAHDLPVEVALPSGGTPSRRKRMPNVRYREATFRRDEIEVIHGVRTTSVIRTFIDIARYHGFPDGLVAADWLLSQAGTSYANIQAEIDRMGRFVGKKRVIECVKWASNRADSPHESRFRAHLIERGIGGWTFQPAIGRFRPDFLFDDFLIVEIDGRSKYTEKTAEVLMRERDRERELINQGYVFLRFYPQEIAADIDAVLAQIAQARNARGRGRGSG; this is translated from the coding sequence GTGCTAGATACGCGCCGCCTTACCAAGAGCGACGGGCAGATTCGGAAAGACATCGCAGACGGCAAGTACGAATTTCTCGCTCCCACGCAGGTTGTGGCCAAGGAGCACGTCCGGCGGCTCGCCCCGTGGCACGCCTTTTTCCTCCGGGCCTTCGCTGTCGGGCGGAGCATGCGCACGGGGGTCGTGGTTTCTCGCGCAGCGGCCGCTCTGCGGGGGATGTGGGTGATAGGGGCGCACGATCTGCCGGTCGAGGTGGCGTTGCCGAGCGGCGGGACACCGTCGCGGCGAAAGCGCATGCCGAACGTGCGTTACCGTGAAGCTACGTTTCGCCGCGACGAGATTGAGGTGATTCACGGGGTACGCACGACGAGCGTGATCCGCACCTTCATCGACATCGCGCGCTACCACGGGTTCCCCGACGGCCTCGTGGCGGCGGATTGGTTGCTCTCCCAGGCAGGCACGTCCTACGCCAACATTCAGGCAGAAATCGACCGGATGGGGCGGTTTGTCGGCAAGAAGAGGGTGATCGAATGCGTGAAGTGGGCGTCGAACCGCGCGGATTCGCCCCACGAGTCCCGCTTCCGCGCCCACCTAATTGAACGGGGGATTGGCGGGTGGACGTTCCAGCCTGCCATTGGGAGGTTTCGGCCGGATTTTCTTTTCGACGACTTCCTGATCGTCGAGATCGATGGACGCTCCAAGTACACCGAGAAGACCGCGGAGGTGCTCATGCGCGAGCGCGACAGGGAGCGCGAATTGATCAACCAGGGCTACGTCTTTTTGCGCTTCTACCCGCAGGAGATAGCCGCCGACATCGACGCCGTGCTGGCACAGATCGCGCAGGCGCGTAATGCACGGGGGCGTGGCCGGGGTTCAGGGTAA
- a CDS encoding SURF1 family protein, with protein sequence MRKTFLTPGWAIAAILVAAFSYFAFSFLAPWQLGKNERLVERNEHISAAFEHEPIPYAEVAPGGTLDPSDEWTRVTMTGHYLAEGEVLLRLRPVEKTPAFQVLTPFAVDGGPTFVVNRGWVPADKGGTVVPSYASAPPGTVTIAGMLRVDEPPHPSAPMTDQGHHMVYAISSAQVAEASGLPLAPSYLQLSPGEPGVLEAIPLPALETGNHLSYGLQWIAFGIMAPAGLIYFIVAEARERRRFAAEQDELRADIPAAGGPDPAVYARERYAHARRNPWSRAYDREEERG encoded by the coding sequence ATGAGGAAGACCTTTCTCACCCCCGGGTGGGCCATCGCCGCGATCCTCGTCGCGGCCTTTTCCTACTTCGCGTTTTCCTTCCTCGCGCCCTGGCAGCTGGGCAAGAACGAGCGCTTGGTTGAGCGCAACGAGCACATCTCCGCGGCCTTCGAGCACGAGCCGATCCCCTACGCCGAGGTCGCGCCCGGCGGCACGCTGGACCCGAGCGACGAATGGACCCGGGTCACCATGACCGGCCACTACCTGGCGGAGGGCGAGGTGCTGCTGCGGCTGCGCCCGGTGGAGAAAACCCCGGCGTTCCAGGTGCTCACGCCGTTTGCCGTCGACGGCGGGCCGACGTTTGTGGTCAACCGCGGCTGGGTGCCGGCCGACAAGGGCGGCACGGTGGTGCCCTCCTATGCGTCGGCGCCGCCCGGCACGGTCACGATCGCGGGCATGCTGCGTGTCGACGAACCCCCGCACCCCTCCGCCCCCATGACCGACCAGGGCCACCACATGGTCTACGCGATTAGCTCCGCCCAGGTCGCGGAGGCAAGCGGCCTCCCCCTCGCCCCTTCCTACCTGCAGCTCTCCCCCGGCGAACCCGGGGTCCTCGAGGCCATCCCGCTGCCGGCGCTGGAGACGGGCAACCACCTCTCCTACGGCCTGCAGTGGATCGCGTTCGGCATCATGGCGCCGGCCGGGCTCATCTACTTCATCGTCGCCGAGGCCCGCGAGCGGCGCCGCTTCGCTGCGGAGCAAGACGAGCTGCGCGCCGACATCCCCGCCGCCGGAGGCCCCGATCCCGCGGTGTACGCCCGCGAGCGCTACGCGCACGCCAGGCGCAACCCCTGGTCCCGGGCTTACGATAGGGAGGAAGAAAGGGGATAG
- a CDS encoding carbohydrate ABC transporter permease gives MRPNTVWNVARYVVLFALAALFLFPFYVIFRNAFSTRRNIASPTWNWLPDQLDFTNVRSLLGNDSIGIVRALGNSAVMALGQTTLTVCVSLMAGYALARYTHRLSRFFLGATLLTLMVPATMTFVPTFIMTAQLGWIDTFRGLIIPGSFSAFATYLFRQYFLSFPRELEDAALIDGTSPWGAFWRIVVPNSKGIIAAVSTIVLIGAWNAFLWPSLVGRDDTRTVQVALSQFMTSQNTRLPELFTGALIAVIPMLVVFLFLQRYLVRGLTAER, from the coding sequence ATGAGACCCAACACTGTGTGGAACGTGGCGCGCTACGTGGTGTTATTCGCGCTTGCCGCGCTGTTCCTCTTCCCGTTCTACGTGATCTTCCGCAACGCGTTTTCCACGCGGAGGAACATCGCCTCCCCCACATGGAACTGGCTGCCGGACCAGCTCGATTTCACCAACGTGCGCTCTTTGCTGGGCAACGATTCCATCGGCATCGTCCGCGCACTCGGCAACTCAGCGGTCATGGCGCTGGGCCAGACCACGCTCACCGTGTGCGTGAGCCTCATGGCCGGCTACGCCCTGGCCCGGTACACCCATCGGCTCTCGAGGTTTTTCCTGGGCGCAACTCTTCTCACCCTCATGGTGCCCGCCACGATGACATTCGTGCCCACGTTCATCATGACAGCTCAGCTGGGTTGGATCGATACCTTCCGCGGCCTCATCATTCCGGGGTCATTTTCGGCGTTCGCGACCTACCTCTTCCGGCAGTACTTCCTCAGCTTCCCCAGGGAGCTCGAGGACGCAGCGCTTATCGACGGCACCTCCCCCTGGGGAGCCTTCTGGCGCATCGTCGTGCCCAACTCCAAGGGCATCATCGCGGCGGTGAGCACCATTGTGCTCATCGGGGCGTGGAACGCCTTCCTCTGGCCCAGCCTTGTCGGCCGGGACGACACGCGCACGGTGCAAGTCGCCCTCAGCCAGTTCATGACCAGCCAAAACACCCGCCTTCCGGAGCTTTTCACCGGCGCGCTCATCGCGGTAATCCCGATGCTCGTGGTCTTCCTCTTCCTCCAGCGCTACCTCGTGCGCGGGCTCACCGCCGAGAGGTAG
- a CDS encoding low molecular weight protein-tyrosine-phosphatase: MPSEPSQRISINFVCTGNICRSPMAEVIVRQALHDAGLGAAVEVASSGIGGWHVGQPADERATRELAAHGYDGSRHRARQFGFEQEAADLIVALAPRHVSELVARGVPEGKIRLMRSFDPAAPEGAGIDDPYYGGPEGFSTVRREIEACTQGIIEWVRARLD, encoded by the coding sequence ATGCCTTCTGAGCCTTCTCAGCGGATCAGTATCAACTTCGTGTGCACCGGCAACATCTGCCGCTCGCCGATGGCAGAGGTCATCGTGCGCCAAGCACTTCACGACGCCGGGCTCGGCGCCGCCGTGGAGGTCGCCTCCTCGGGCATCGGCGGCTGGCACGTCGGCCAGCCCGCCGACGAGCGCGCAACCCGCGAGCTCGCCGCCCACGGCTACGACGGTTCGCGCCACCGCGCCCGCCAGTTCGGCTTCGAGCAGGAGGCCGCCGACCTCATCGTCGCCCTCGCTCCCCGCCACGTCTCCGAGCTCGTCGCCCGCGGCGTGCCGGAGGGCAAGATCCGGCTCATGCGCTCTTTCGACCCGGCCGCTCCTGAGGGCGCCGGTATCGACGACCCCTACTACGGCGGCCCGGAAGGGTTTTCCACCGTGCGGCGGGAGATCGAAGCCTGCACGCAAGGCATTATCGAATGGGTGCGCGCCCGGCTAGACTGA
- a CDS encoding RNB domain-containing ribonuclease: MKLYAAPLDFRDIASEFGVPTDFAPELHEEARRLGDACADSRRDARDIAFVTIDPPGSMDLDQAVCIARTESGYTVFYAIADVAAFVEGTDNRIKEESLKRGQTIYLPDEPARLHPEELSEGEASLLPDVDRPAVLWTFHLDEKAEVKGAHVERALVRSRARFDYDEVQEAVDRGEVHASISMLAEVGRLRQESSERRNAINLRLPSVRVMETEEGRFELVIEPRHPVMDYNSEISLLTGMVAGQMMVDAGKGFLRTLGPAGEGAEAEFRTEVRNLGFTIGDDEEIGTFLARIDADTPRGMAAMREAQKLLRGAGYIDLDEKAPEVHAGIGGYYSHVTAPLRRLIDRYATEVCLAICAGTEVPEWVTDGAAEVVKTMQRTSQLANTVDRACLNLTEATVLKPWVGQNFRAVVLKTESERDQSRIFVSDPPVLAPCLGQPEEGEETNVSLIRASVEEREVAFAWPAD; this comes from the coding sequence ATGAAACTGTATGCGGCGCCATTGGACTTCCGAGACATCGCCAGCGAGTTCGGCGTGCCCACGGACTTCGCCCCTGAGCTGCACGAAGAAGCCCGCCGCCTCGGCGACGCCTGTGCCGATTCGCGCCGCGACGCCCGCGACATCGCGTTCGTCACCATCGACCCGCCCGGCTCCATGGACCTCGATCAGGCGGTGTGCATCGCACGCACTGAGAGCGGCTATACGGTGTTCTACGCCATCGCGGATGTCGCCGCCTTCGTGGAGGGCACGGACAACCGAATCAAGGAGGAATCTCTCAAGCGCGGCCAGACGATCTACCTGCCCGACGAGCCGGCCCGGCTGCACCCGGAGGAGCTCAGCGAGGGCGAGGCCTCGCTGCTACCCGATGTCGACCGCCCGGCCGTGCTGTGGACCTTCCACCTCGACGAGAAGGCCGAGGTAAAAGGGGCGCACGTGGAGCGGGCGCTCGTGCGCAGCCGGGCGCGGTTCGACTACGACGAGGTGCAAGAGGCTGTGGATCGGGGCGAGGTGCATGCGTCGATAAGCATGCTCGCGGAGGTGGGTCGGCTGCGGCAGGAAAGCTCCGAGCGCCGCAACGCCATCAACCTGCGCCTGCCCAGCGTGCGCGTGATGGAGACCGAGGAAGGCCGCTTCGAGCTCGTGATCGAGCCGCGTCACCCCGTGATGGATTACAACTCGGAGATTTCGCTGCTCACAGGCATGGTCGCGGGCCAGATGATGGTGGACGCAGGCAAGGGCTTCCTGCGCACGCTCGGCCCGGCCGGCGAGGGCGCGGAAGCCGAGTTCCGCACGGAGGTGCGCAACCTCGGTTTCACGATCGGCGACGACGAGGAGATTGGCACCTTCCTCGCGCGTATCGACGCCGACACGCCCCGCGGCATGGCAGCCATGCGCGAAGCCCAGAAGCTGCTGCGCGGGGCGGGATATATCGACCTCGACGAGAAGGCCCCGGAGGTCCACGCCGGCATCGGTGGCTACTACTCGCACGTCACCGCGCCGCTGCGCCGGCTCATCGACCGCTACGCCACCGAGGTCTGCCTTGCCATCTGCGCGGGCACCGAGGTCCCCGAGTGGGTTACTGACGGCGCCGCCGAGGTCGTCAAGACGATGCAGCGCACCTCGCAGCTGGCCAACACGGTCGACCGCGCATGCCTCAACCTTACCGAGGCGACGGTGCTCAAGCCCTGGGTGGGGCAGAACTTCCGTGCGGTGGTGCTCAAGACGGAAAGCGAGCGCGACCAATCGCGGATCTTCGTGAGCGACCCGCCGGTGCTCGCCCCGTGCCTCGGCCAGCCCGAGGAAGGGGAGGAGACGAACGTGAGCCTGATCCGCGCCAGCGTGGAGGAACGCGAGGTGGCCTTCGCCTGGCCGGCGGATTAG
- a CDS encoding carbohydrate ABC transporter permease: protein MKFYRRGVRQGHNLWFLAFIAPFAVGLVVFVYAPVIWSAYLSFFEARNTATPTTFVGLGNYRQLLADPLFTRSLLVFVVFSLLIVPLTYVCSLGLALLLDNLPWGRAFFRSVFFMPTAVSYVIAALIWRLAFFNNAPFGLANVVSRSLGGENIAWLDGTTSLYWVAIVSVRLWLQVGFYMILIIAGLNQIPRDTYEAAALDGASGWSMLRYITLPQLRATSVAVLMLLLINAFQAFDEFYNMLGTVDSYPPYARPPLVHLYLISFGGGQQNLGLGGAGTVILAVLIAAFALAQSWLLGREERAARQQLKGSRP from the coding sequence ATGAAGTTCTACAGACGGGGAGTGCGCCAGGGGCACAACCTGTGGTTCCTGGCGTTTATCGCCCCCTTTGCCGTAGGCCTCGTCGTGTTCGTCTACGCCCCCGTCATCTGGAGCGCTTACCTGTCCTTCTTCGAGGCCCGCAACACCGCAACCCCCACTACCTTTGTCGGCCTGGGCAACTACCGCCAGCTCCTCGCCGACCCGCTGTTCACCAGGTCACTGCTGGTGTTCGTGGTGTTCTCGCTGCTCATCGTGCCGCTGACCTATGTCTGTTCGCTGGGGCTAGCGCTGTTGCTGGACAACCTCCCGTGGGGCCGCGCGTTCTTCAGGTCCGTGTTCTTCATGCCCACGGCGGTGTCCTACGTCATCGCTGCGCTGATCTGGCGCCTCGCTTTCTTCAACAACGCCCCCTTCGGCTTGGCCAACGTCGTCAGCCGGTCGCTCGGCGGCGAGAACATCGCCTGGTTGGATGGAACGACCAGCCTGTACTGGGTGGCCATCGTCTCGGTGCGCCTCTGGCTTCAGGTCGGCTTCTACATGATCCTTATCATCGCCGGGCTCAACCAGATTCCGAGGGACACCTACGAGGCGGCGGCTCTCGACGGCGCGTCGGGGTGGAGCATGCTGCGCTATATCACGCTCCCGCAACTGCGCGCGACGAGCGTGGCAGTGCTCATGCTCCTGCTCATCAACGCCTTCCAGGCGTTCGACGAGTTCTACAACATGCTGGGAACGGTCGATAGCTACCCGCCCTACGCCCGGCCCCCGCTTGTCCACCTCTACCTCATCTCCTTCGGAGGCGGGCAGCAAAACCTCGGCCTCGGCGGGGCGGGCACGGTGATTCTCGCCGTGCTCATCGCCGCGTTCGCCCTCGCCCAGAGCTGGCTTTTGGGCCGTGAGGAGCGCGCGGCGCGTCAGCAGCTGAAAGGAAGCCGCCCATGA
- a CDS encoding zinc ribbon domain-containing protein: MNLSPDLQQVLLSLATAERAQSHPRARTAEEKELQALLSQREGLASAAAAAQLAVDDLELEILRIQEDERKLKKRDLDDKHQLTAETDPERRKDLTHDRYATKSRLADLYYELKEAHGEVKALRNNRDVHGARLDEMDRKIEAARRAVDALPEREVADTAALRAKLPADVLSLYDDIGAASFNGRTCNGCFITLPAAERREVLTADDDEVPPCPNCGTLLVRVGAGE, from the coding sequence GTGAACCTCTCGCCAGACCTGCAGCAGGTCTTGCTCTCGCTTGCCACTGCCGAGCGCGCCCAGTCCCACCCCCGCGCGAGAACCGCGGAGGAAAAGGAACTTCAGGCCCTGCTCTCACAGCGCGAGGGCTTGGCCTCCGCAGCTGCCGCAGCGCAGCTCGCCGTCGACGACCTCGAGCTGGAGATCCTGCGCATCCAGGAGGACGAGCGCAAGCTGAAAAAGCGCGACCTCGATGACAAGCACCAGCTCACCGCCGAGACCGACCCGGAGCGCCGCAAGGACCTCACCCATGACCGCTACGCCACGAAGTCGCGTCTGGCGGACCTCTACTACGAGCTCAAGGAGGCCCACGGCGAGGTCAAGGCGCTGCGCAACAACCGCGACGTCCACGGCGCCCGGCTCGACGAGATGGATCGCAAGATCGAGGCTGCCCGCCGCGCGGTTGATGCCCTGCCGGAGCGCGAAGTGGCCGACACCGCCGCGCTGCGCGCCAAGCTCCCCGCAGACGTGCTCTCGCTCTACGACGACATCGGGGCCGCCTCCTTCAACGGACGCACCTGCAACGGCTGCTTCATTACCCTGCCTGCCGCCGAGCGCCGGGAGGTTCTCACCGCCGACGACGACGAGGTGCCGCCGTGCCCGAACTGCGGCACCCTCCTCGTGCGCGTGGGCGCGGGGGAGTAG